From Quercus lobata isolate SW786 chromosome 1, ValleyOak3.0 Primary Assembly, whole genome shotgun sequence, one genomic window encodes:
- the LOC115978083 gene encoding transmembrane ascorbate ferrireductase 1-like — protein sequence MVLGVSAIPFTFVAHVLAILGLVFVLVWTLHFRGGLAWEATNKSLIFNLHPLLMLVGFIIIGGEAIISYKSLPLRKDVKKKIHLVLHAITLVLGILGIYTVFKYHNESGIANLYSLHSWLGIGIIVLFGIQWLYGFLVFFYPGGSIGLRSESVPWHVVFGLILFTLAVGNAAIGFLQKLTFLENLGLAKYGSEALLVNFTAVITILFGAFVILSVLSQSPIEDENNKVTSSLKSISLVP from the exons ATGGTACTTGGTGTAAGCGCTATTCCTTTCACGTTTGTGGCACACGTGCTGGCAATTTTGGGTCTGGTTTTTGTGTTGGTTTGGACCTTACATTTCAGAGGTGGTTTAGCATGGGAAGCTACCAACAAGAGCCTCATCTTCAAT CTACATCCTTTGCTGATGTTGGTAGGCTTCATTATCATAGGGGGTGAAG CCATTATTAGTTACAAGTCACTTCCTTTGAGGAAAGACGTGAAGAAGAAGATACATCTGGTGCTTCATGCCATTACTCTAGTACTTGGTATTTTGGGAATTTATACTGTATTCAAGTATCATAATGAAAGCGGGATTGCCAATCTCTATAGCTTGCATTCCTGGCTTGGAATTGGGATTATTGTTCTCTTTGGTATTCAG TGGTTATATGGGTTCCTGGTCTTCTTCTACCCTGGAGGGAGTATTGGGCTTAGGAGCGAGTCTGTTCCTTGGCATGTGGTATTTGGACTGATTCTGTTCACATTGGCAGTGGGCAATGCTGCAATAGGATTCTTACAGAAACTTACTTTCCTTGAAAATTTAGGACTCGCAAAGTATGGCTCAGAGGCCTTACTTGTCAACTTCACTGCAGTTATTACAATATTATTTGGAGCCTTTGTTATATTATCTGTTCTTTCTCAGTCTCCAATAGAAGATGAAAATAACAAAGTCACTAGTTCCTTGAAGTCAATTTCACTAGTTCCTTGA
- the LOC115994911 gene encoding uncharacterized protein LOC115994911, which produces MEYVSHFSQRMVVHSKDETLMCKVFPSSLGPVVMRWFDGLRSNSISSFKELTCAFSSRFITCSRVPRPLDSLLSISMREGETLKMYLDRYCDMYNEIDGDFDDVAISTLKAGLPTEHDLRKSLTGKPVTNRYNNNNRPRRDFAGQLGPANTQAVNAVFRESVHQDQGHTTEDCRNLWDHLDQLVQEGKLKQLLHHSSGQMGHTGLDPRRDASSRPPLRTINVIFTTPERTGYCPSRVMSVARLSVEDDNLELMRAIMDIQPTISFSDEDKIGTIQPHNDAMVVTLKIGGFDVKRVMVDQGCGAKIMYPNLYKGLSLRPEDLTTNNSPLVSFDGKVVILRGMIRLPVQVGSEVVEVNFIVMDAYSPYTAIVARLQLHALEAISSTLHQKMKFSSGGRIEEIVGSQSTARVYLSKDDKRMFEPQLGKSIEMCIDDMVVKSKVVSEHMGDLENIFEILRNHKLCLNASKCSFGVGSGKFLGYMVDEVLFAYITVAPHAVSLVVIQVNSGIQRSVYYVSKSLDEAKVCYLPLEKAILAVVHGTRKLPHYFQAHTVVVLTQRPLRAILRSADYTRRIAK; this is translated from the exons ATGGAGTATGTGAGCCATTTCAGTCAGAGAATGGTTGTTCATTCTAAGGATGAaaccttgatgtgcaaggtgttcccaTCCAGTTTGGGACCTGTggtgatgagatggttcgatGGCCTAAGGTCCAATTCCATAAGTTCCTTTAAGGAGCTCACCTGTGCCTTTAGCTCTCGTTTTATCACGTGCAGTAGGGTACCTCGGCCCTTGGACTCACTACTATCCATATCCATGCGAGAGGGAGAGACCTTGAAAATGTATTTGGATAGATACTGCGATATGTAcaatgagatagatggtgaCTTTGATGACGTCGCCATCAGTACCCTCAAGGCCGGCCTCCCAACCGAGCACGATTTAAGGAAGTCTTTAACTGGCaaacctgtcacca ACCGGTACAACAATAATAACCGACCTCGGAGAGACTTTGCTGGGCAGTTAGGGCCTGCTAATACTCAGGCAGTTAATGCGGTGTTCCGAGAATCGGTGCATCAG GACCAGGGACACACCACAGAGGACTGTagaaatttatgggaccatttagACCAATTGGTCCAAGAAGGAAAGTTAAAGCAGCTTTTACACCATTCTAGTGGCCAGATGGGCCACACAGGCTTGGATCCTCGGagagatgcttcttcaagacctccTTTGAGAACGATTAATGTCATTTTTACTACTCCCGAGAGGACCGGTTATTGTCCCTCCAGAGTGATGTCTGTGGCTCGGCTATCCGTCGAGGATGATAATCTAGAGCTGATGAGGGCTATAATGGATATTCAACCGACAATAAGTTTTTCAGATGAAGATAAGATTGGGACCATACAGCCCCATAATGATGCTATGGTGGTCACGCTCAAGATTGGTGGGTTTGACGTGAAGAGGGTAATGGTGGATCAAGGTTGTGGTGCCAAAATTATGTACCCTAACCTATATAAGGGGTTGAGTTTGAGACCCGAGGACTTGACGACCAACAATTCTCCTTTGGtaagttttgatgggaaggtAGTCATTCTAAGGGGTATGATAAGACTACCTGTGCAAGTTGGTTCAGAAGTGGTGGAGGTAAATTTCATCGTGATGGACGCCTATTCCCCCTACACGGCCATTGTGGCTAGACTTCAACTTCATGCCCTAGAGGCCATCTCTTCCACTCTGCACCAAAAGATGAAATTTTCGTCAGGGGGTCGCATTGAAGAAATTGTGGGGAGTCAATCCACAGCCAG ggTCTACTTATCAAAGGATGATAAGAGAATGTTTGAACCACAGTTGGGCAAGAGTATTGAGATGTgtatagacgacatggtggtgaagagcaaGGTGGTGTCTGAGCATATGGGAGACCTCGAAAacatctttgaaattttgaggaaTCATAAGTTGTGCCTAAACGCTTCCAAGTGCTCATTTGGTGTAGGATCGGGCAAGTTCTTGGGCTACATG gtggatgaggtccTGTTTGCCTATATCACTGTGGCCCCTCATGCTGTAAGTTTGGTAGTGATACAAGTTAACAGTGGCATACAACGGTCAGTTTACTATGTGAGTAAGTCACTAGATGAGGCCAAGGTTTGTTATCTACCATTGGAGAAAGCCATCTTGGCGGTGGTGCATGGTACacgaaagcttccccattacttccaagcacacaCAGTTGTTGTCCTGACTCAACGTCCACTCAGAGCTATACTTCGAAGTGCTGATTACACAAGGAGGATTGCTAAATAA